The genomic region GGAGATCTCAAGGCTTCCTACGATATCAAGTACAAAAGATTTATTACAATAGCTCTGGATCAAAAATTGAATGCTGCAACAGGTTGTTCTATAGATTCTTCCGTGCAATTCATTCAGCAGCTGGAGAAAGACTATAACGTTGATCTTCTCGACAAAATGAATGTTTCCTATAAACAAGGAGACTTTGTTGCTTATAAAACACTTACCGATTTCAGAAAAATGGCAAAGGATAAAGCGGTATCCATGAATACGATCGTATTCAACAACCTCGTTAATACCAAAGCCGAATATCTTACAGAATGGGAAGTACCTGCTTCTGAGAGCTGGCATAAACGCTTCATGAAATAATGATATTGAGAACCCTGTCCCTCAAATTACCACTTTTACTTTTTTTAATTTTAAGTCTTGGTGCATTCTCCCAGGTAAAAAATCCTTTGTTTACCAAAGATCATGCTGCTCAAAAACAATGGGTGGATAGTACTTACAACTCCATGAATCTGAAGGAAAGAGTTGGTCAATTATTTATGGCTAGTATCTGGTCCAAAAATGATAATGAAGCCGATACCATTCGCAAACTCATTACTGAAAATCATATTGGCGGACTTATTTTTTCCAAAGGAGGTCCGGTAAAACAGGCTCAGTTAACCAATGAGTTTCAGAAGATGTCTAAGGTTCCATTGCTAATTGGAATGGATGCTGAATGGGGACTTGCCATGCGACTTGACAGCACTTTTGCATTGCCATGGAATATGACACTGGGCGCCATCCAGGATAATCAACTGGTCGAGGAAGCTGGTGCAGCTATTTCCAAGCAAACTAAGAGATTGGGTGTACATTTTAATTTTGCCCCTGTAGTGGATATAAATACCAATCCAGACAATCCAATTATAGGAAATAGATCGTTTGGGGAAGATAAATTTAATGTCACTGAAAAATCTCTTGCTTTTATGCGAGGTATGCACCGCGAAGGAGCACTTAGCAGCGCAAAACATTTTCCAGGTCATGGCGATACAGATTCCGATTCGCATAAGACGTTACCAACGATCAATTTCTCTGCGGAAAGGATCGAACGCGTAGAACTATATCCCTATAAAAAACTAATTCCCGAAGGGCTTAGTAGTATTATGGTAGCCCATCTCAATGTACCTGATTTAGAGCCTACAGATGGCAAACCTGCCTCTTTATCTAAAGATATTATTACAGATATATTGAAGAAAGAGCTTGGTTTTAACGGTCTCATTTTTACTGATGCACTTGACATGAAAGGTGTTTCGAGAAATACGGAACCAGGTGAAGTTGATCTTGATGCATTTAAAGCAGGAAATGATATCCTGCTAATGAGTGAAGATGTTGGCAGAGCTTCTCAAAGTATCATGGATGCGGTAAATGATGGTACTATTAGCGAAAGCCGTTTGGCACTTTCAGTAAAGAAAATTTTATACGCTAAGTATAAAGCTGGTCTTCATGAATTTAAACCGATTAGTACAAATTTCCTGATAGAAGAATTATATACCTCGCGTGATGAAGCTTTACTGGAAGAGCTCTATGAAAACGCTGCAACGCTTATCAAAAACAATAAAGCTGTAGTTCCGGTTAAAGATCTTTCAGAAGAGAACATAGCCTATGTGAACTTTGGGGACGATGATGGTAGCGTTTTTCTTCAGCAGCTAAAGAAATATGCAAAAGTAGATTGGGTTCAGGCAGATAAGTTGGCCTCGCTACTTGTCAAACTGGAAAACTATGATCGTGTGATCGTTGGTTTCCATAAATCGAATAGTAGTCCGTGGGCATCTTATAAATTTTCAAATAACGAATTGGTATGGTTGCATGAGATTGCCCGCAAAAATAAAACGATCCTTGCGCTGTTCGCAAGACCTTATGCGCTGCTTGATGTAAAAAGCTTTACGAATATAGAAGGGATCATAATTGGTTACCAGAATCATCCACTCGCTCAGAAAAAGGTGGGTCAGATAATTTTTGGAGCAGCTCAGGCGAAAGGTCGTCTTCCAGTTAGCATACAAAATGAATTTCCTGCAGGAACTGGTTTCAACACTAAAGATGTTGATCGCTTAGCTTATGGAACTCCGGAAAGCGTTGGAATGAATTCCCATAAACTTCAGAAGATCGATAGTATTATTAATTATGCCATTTCAGAAAAAATGACCCCGGGAGCACAGATACTCGTTGCCCGGCAGGGAAAAGTAATATACCAGAAGAA from Christiangramia sp. OXR-203 harbors:
- a CDS encoding ABC transporter ATPase, yielding MLVPFDSLSEDSRVWIYQANRSFTEEELQEISSRLDQFIERWTAHGGDLKASYDIKYKRFITIALDQKLNAATGCSIDSSVQFIQQLEKDYNVDLLDKMNVSYKQGDFVAYKTLTDFRKMAKDKAVSMNTIVFNNLVNTKAEYLTEWEVPASESWHKRFMK
- a CDS encoding glycoside hydrolase family 3 N-terminal domain-containing protein, with translation MILRTLSLKLPLLLFLILSLGAFSQVKNPLFTKDHAAQKQWVDSTYNSMNLKERVGQLFMASIWSKNDNEADTIRKLITENHIGGLIFSKGGPVKQAQLTNEFQKMSKVPLLIGMDAEWGLAMRLDSTFALPWNMTLGAIQDNQLVEEAGAAISKQTKRLGVHFNFAPVVDINTNPDNPIIGNRSFGEDKFNVTEKSLAFMRGMHREGALSSAKHFPGHGDTDSDSHKTLPTINFSAERIERVELYPYKKLIPEGLSSIMVAHLNVPDLEPTDGKPASLSKDIITDILKKELGFNGLIFTDALDMKGVSRNTEPGEVDLDAFKAGNDILLMSEDVGRASQSIMDAVNDGTISESRLALSVKKILYAKYKAGLHEFKPISTNFLIEELYTSRDEALLEELYENAATLIKNNKAVVPVKDLSEENIAYVNFGDDDGSVFLQQLKKYAKVDWVQADKLASLLVKLENYDRVIVGFHKSNSSPWASYKFSNNELVWLHEIARKNKTILALFARPYALLDVKSFTNIEGIIIGYQNHPLAQKKVGQIIFGAAQAKGRLPVSIQNEFPAGTGFNTKDVDRLAYGTPESVGMNSHKLQKIDSIINYAISEKMTPGAQILVARQGKVIYQKNFGYQTYEEELPVTDTTVYDLASLTKILATLPLVMKLDEKEVLDFDTTLSELLPSLKGSNKSNIKLQDMLMHYARLQAWIPFYISTLDTETKGLSTDYYSNLPSETYNTQVADNMFIRKDIGDTIINTIRLSDLEKTRSYKYSDLPYYLLKYYLESYYESSLQNITQEHFYKSLGANYTGYLPKTRFDSLQIAPTENDRLWRGQVVRGYVHDQGAAMQGGIGGHAGLFSTANDVAKLMQTYLNGGSYGGKKYLRKETIEKYNTCYYCEQNVRRGVGFDKPQLGNSGPTCNCLSMNSFGHSGFTGTFAWADPEEEIVYVFLSNRTYPDSTNRKLIREDIRSEIQKVIYESIDF